Within Paenibacillus sp. RUD330, the genomic segment TCATCCAGCTTGCGCGACATCCGGTTGAAGCCATGCGACAGCAGGGCGATCTCGTCGCTGCCCTTCACCTCCATCTGCCCGCCGAAGTTCTCTCGCTCCACATGGCGCATGAGCACCCGGATCTTCTTCAGCGGCTTCAGCACCTTGGAGGCGAAGATGAGGATGAAGGCCAGGCAGACGGCCAGGCTCGCCAGCATGGAGGCGTAGGCGAAGCGCCGGATCACCGCTGCAGGCTCGGCTATTTGCCGCAGCGGCGTCAGCTCCACGATATGCCAATCGGGACGGCTCATCCGGTAGTACACCGCCAGGTAGCTCGCTCCGTCCAGCTCCGCGGCGTACTGGCCCTCGTCCGCGGAGCCGAGCCCGCCGGCTGGCAGCGGCGGAGGCGCGGCGCCTCCATCCGGACCGGTCTTCTCCGAGGTGAGCACGATCCGGCTGCCGTCCAGCAAGTAGAAGGGACTCTCTCCCGGCATGCCGCTTCGATACAGCTCGAGGATGCTGCTTTGCGGAATATTGATTTTGAGCACGCCCAGCGAGCGGCCGACATCGTTGATATCCCGGATGTCCCGGATCATGGTGATGACCTTGATCTCCTTGTTCTGGACGTAGACGCTGTCGGGATACCAGCTGTCGCCTCCTTTCAGCTCCTTGGCGCGCAGCAGCCGGTCGGGAGGAATCGCGTTGAGCGCGCCCCTCGTGTCGATGCCCTTCTCGCCGAGATCCTGCAAATAGATCGAGAACAGATAAGGCTTGTTGAAGGCTTGCTCGTTGCAGATGGACAGGATTCGCGAGAGCTGCTTTTGCCGGGCGGCGGGATCCTTCGAGGACAGATAGGCGGACACATCCCGATTCTGGATGAGATTCAGGGAAACGGTGTTGACGTCGTTCATCATCATGTCGAGATGGCTGGATACGGCACGCGCGCTTTCCAGCTTCAGCTGGGCGACTTGGCTCTGAATGAGCTTTGTCGATTCAAAGGTCGAGAAACCGCTTACAATTACAAGCGGAATAACGGCCACCGCCACGGTGAACAGCAGAACCTTGGATCTGAGGCTGAAAAACCGTCTGCTTCCCATCGTCTCACCGCCCGAAGCTGGAATGGATGGCAGGGCTTGATCTCGGTTGTGCTCCTATCATACGCCATCGCCCTCCGGGCGCCAAGCGAACAAGTGATTGCTTCGGCCGCCGCTGACCGGGCGGCCGTCCTGGAGATGCCCGCAGCCAGCCGGCTGGACAAAAAAAGCCGGTCCGGACGGGATCCGGAGCCGGCTGGAATGCCTAGTCCATGCTTTCTTCCTCTGCGGGAGGAGCGGGCCGCAGAGACGGCTTGGCCGCGGCGCCGGCAGCTTGCGCGGCAAGCACGGCAAGCTCCACCTTGCCGAGCGCGATGCGGTAGTCGGCCGTCATCTCGAACGGATGCGGCAGCGGCAAGCCGCGGAAATAAGGAAGGACGGAAGCGGCGCCCGCGAACCAGTCCCCCGGCTCCGGATCATCGACGGGACGATCCGACCAGGCCGCTTGCAGCGGCGGGCTGTAGAGGGGCTCCGCTCCTTCGCGCAGCCGTCCGCCGGAGAGGCGTTCCCGGTAGGCGGCGGTCGGCGGGGAACGGCGTACGGATGCGTACATCTCGGGGGCGTAGTCGCTGCGCGACCCTGTATGACGGTTTTTTTTGACGAACTCAAGGACGCCCTCCGCCACACCCGGCACTCCGAACAGCAGCGCGTACAGCCGCTTGCCGAACTCGATCCGCTCCTTAAGATCGGAGAAATCCTCGAGAATGAGCCCTGCGAGCAGCGGTTCTCCGTTCTCGTCGCGGCCGTAAGGAAATACGACCTGGTTCAGCTGCAGCACCGACTGCATGCCGAAGTAGAACGTGCCCAGCACCTTGCGCCGGTAGTAGGCGTTCTGGACGACCCGGCTCTCGATGAAGTTCTGCTCGTTGACGATCAGCCCGATCGTCAGCGGCGCCGCATCGCCCGTGCGGAGGAACTGCTGCCAGACCGGCCGCATGAAGGCCGACACTCCGAGCGCCGGCAGCAGATGCAGCAGGCTGCGCCCGCTTCGCCTGCTCTCCTCGTACAGAAGCAGCTGTGCATAAGCGTCATGGAAAATAAGCGCGTTGGCTCTCTCCAGCATCCCGAAGCATACCCTTCGCTTGGCGGTGTCGAGCAGCCGGGGCAGCCATTCGCCTTGCAGATCGGTCATGTTCCAGCCGCCGTTGCGGCTCACCATATGGGCCAGCAGCGCCCAGTGGACCTCCGGGCGCCGCAGGTAGAACTGGCGGTAGGCTTCCGTCCGGGTCAGGTTGTTGCGGTTCATCCGCGCGGTCTCGGCGCGGATGCGCTGCAGCAGCGCGGCATCTCCGGCAGGGCCGCCTGCTTGAGGCGGCGTTCCCGGCGCGGCCGCGGCTTCGATCGCCCATGCCGGATCGGGCGACGGCAGGCCTAGCTTGCTGGAGACGGCATGAGGATGCGGCAGCCAGCCCGGGGCAGGGAAGGAGGCTTTCTTGGCGGCAGCCCGCTCCAGCTTCTGCCAGGCGGCGCGCAGCTCCGCGACGGACGGAGCGGTCAGCGTCAGCGGAGCGGCCCGCTCTGCCAGCTCGCGGGAAGCCCGGCGGCTGCGCCGCTTGGCGGCCGCGTAGGCTGCCGCCGCCATAGGCAGCGCAGCCGGCAGCAGGAGCAGCCTCAGCAGCGGATGCTTGCGGGGGGCAGGAGCGTTTTTGACGTCAGGCGCAGCGTCGATGCCGCCATCCGCGCCCCCTCCGTCCGCCGCTTCCCGGATATCGGCCGCAAAGTCCTGCTTACCGGGCCGTTGCCGTTGTCCGTTCTCGTTTCCGGCCTTGCGTTCCTTCATATGCCCGTCTTCCTCCCGCACCGAATCAGTCTGTTCCCAGTATAGTCTGAAAGCTTCCCGCTTAATCCTCCGGACATCCGTTCATCGGCGACAGGGCGGAGACGGACGGCAGGCCAGACGTCCACGCGGCACCTGCGCCATAATGGAGCGCACATGACCGGCAGCCGGGCACCGGGGCCGCCGATCGGAGATTTGCCGAAAGTCAGCGGACATACTATGCTTATGGAAGCTGAAGGGCTGCGAGCATCCGGCTTTCGACTTTCTTGAGGAGGGACAACCATGTGCGGACGTTATACGCTGACCGTCACGCTGGAAGAGCTCATGCTCCGTTTTTTGATCGGGGAAACGACGATCCCGCAGCTGGAGCCCCGCTACAACGTCGCTCCGGGCCAGATGGTCATGGCCGTCGTCAGCGACGGCAAGCACAACCGGCTGGGCGAGCTGAAGTGGGGACTGGTCCCGCCTTGGGCCGGCGAACCGAAGATCGGGAGCCGCATGCTCAACGCCAGAGCCGAAACGGCCGCTGCCAAACCGGCGTTCCGGGATGCGCTTCGCCGCAAGCGCTGCCTCATTCCTGCCGACGGCTTCTACGA encodes:
- a CDS encoding sensor histidine kinase; this encodes MGSRRFFSLRSKVLLFTVAVAVIPLVIVSGFSTFESTKLIQSQVAQLKLESARAVSSHLDMMMNDVNTVSLNLIQNRDVSAYLSSKDPAARQKQLSRILSICNEQAFNKPYLFSIYLQDLGEKGIDTRGALNAIPPDRLLRAKELKGGDSWYPDSVYVQNKEIKVITMIRDIRDINDVGRSLGVLKINIPQSSILELYRSGMPGESPFYLLDGSRIVLTSEKTGPDGGAAPPPLPAGGLGSADEGQYAAELDGASYLAVYYRMSRPDWHIVELTPLRQIAEPAAVIRRFAYASMLASLAVCLAFILIFASKVLKPLKKIRVLMRHVERENFGGQMEVKGSDEIALLSHGFNRMSRKLDELINEVHVSRMKQKDAELKALEEQINPHFLYNTLDMIYWMCRMERAFETSLMINSLSQLFRIGLNSGSRFTTVEKEVEHIRHYMAIQQKRHDGGIRFLEEIDLSVLPCKVTKIVLQPIVENAVRHGIEAGGGEGVIRLRIYRQGGDLLYEVADDGAGADEREIRNRLEAGESGEGSRREGGLGLPNIRDRIRLNYGAGYGLEFRSIPGRGTVVTVRQPCTEGEAVHVQGHAG
- a CDS encoding DUF2515 family protein, encoding MKERKAGNENGQRQRPGKQDFAADIREAADGGGADGGIDAAPDVKNAPAPRKHPLLRLLLLPAALPMAAAAYAAAKRRSRRASRELAERAAPLTLTAPSVAELRAAWQKLERAAAKKASFPAPGWLPHPHAVSSKLGLPSPDPAWAIEAAAAPGTPPQAGGPAGDAALLQRIRAETARMNRNNLTRTEAYRQFYLRRPEVHWALLAHMVSRNGGWNMTDLQGEWLPRLLDTAKRRVCFGMLERANALIFHDAYAQLLLYEESRRSGRSLLHLLPALGVSAFMRPVWQQFLRTGDAAPLTIGLIVNEQNFIESRVVQNAYYRRKVLGTFYFGMQSVLQLNQVVFPYGRDENGEPLLAGLILEDFSDLKERIEFGKRLYALLFGVPGVAEGVLEFVKKNRHTGSRSDYAPEMYASVRRSPPTAAYRERLSGGRLREGAEPLYSPPLQAAWSDRPVDDPEPGDWFAGAASVLPYFRGLPLPHPFEMTADYRIALGKVELAVLAAQAAGAAAKPSLRPAPPAEEESMD